The genomic segment tcaaatgaaaagagaaaatctaTTCAAGGAAATCTAGCCCTATCTGAagatttaattgtatttcttgGTATATAACTAGTTACCTGTTGCCCATATGAAAGGCACAACCAGTTACTACGTTTAGTGTACTAGTAACTTTTCACATAACACCAGGTTGTTTTGGATAACTGTTTTCCTCtaataaatgaaatgtctttttatttactctGGTTATTTTTGTCTGGTGTTGCTAATAGTTtgatctgcaacatttagatgtgatcaaaaaagcaaaaacatgagAAGTATTAAaagccctgctgctgctgctgttgcagaTATTTCCAAGCAGGCGGCTCTCCAGAACACGTCAtccagcttctctctgagaacTACTCTGCCGTTGCACAGACTGTTAATCTGCTGGCAGAGTGGCTCATTCAGATGGGTGAGTAAAGAAACACAGGAAAACTAGCAAGGAAACGCCTTATCATCTGTTTATATTGTGGAGTGTATCGATGTTTTGTTACTTATCTGTAAGCTGTTTCGTTGGGCTTCAGGTGTAGAACCGGCTCAGGTCCAAGAGCGAGTAGAAAACCACCTTAAGAGTCTCCTGATAAAGCACTTTGACCCCCAGAAAGCCGACTCCATCTTCACGGTTGAGGGAGAGGTGGGTGTTATGAGCAGGAAGGAGCAGATTCATTACATTTCAGTCCCTGTTAGAACTGCATATCAAATTGCAATCATTATCTTATGTCatcttatatttaaaatgtccctCGTTTGCTGTCtgcaaaataatatatttcacCAGAAGGATGGATACTTCCATTAAAATTGTCCAAAACCTCACAGAAAGTTTTAATGATTTCATAATGATGGAACAGGTTTTTATTGCTGCCTCACATCCCCATCATAATGTTTCCCATATTGCATATTCTCCCAGTATCTCACAGCTCTAGTCCGTACAAACCAGTCCAGATTTATACCgtctgatttgtttttagacTCCAGCTTGGCTCGAGCAGATGATAGCACACACAACATGGAGGGATCTCTTCTACAAGCTGGCAGAGGCTCACCCCGACTGCCTGATGCTCAACTTCACTGTAAAGGTACAGTTATATATTTTCTACTTTGATTTgatctaaaattatttacattagaTGAACCAGTTATTTCTTCTGATATCCTGCTGCACTCAGTTTTAGTTAATTCCTGTGTgtccacaaataaaatgatgtgtAGGTTGGTGGCTGAAGAAGCAtcttcatattttgtgtttttttgtttcttgttcaGCTCATTTCTGATGCAGGCTATCAGGGAGAGATCACCAGTGTTTCCACAGCGTGTCAGCAGCTGGAGGTTTTCTCCCGGGTGCTGAGGACGTCTTTAGCCACGCTGCTGGACGGAGGAGAAGAAAACCTAGAGAAGAACCTGCCAGAGTTTGCTGTGAGCCTTTCTTGTGTTCCTGTTTTACTTATAGGTGAAGGTAAAGttgatatttctaaaaaaaaaaaaaaaaaaaaatactagaagCATAGTTCCTCTGATCAGGCAACAGCTTAAACTTTTGAACTCGGCTGTCGGGCCAAATTTAAGGaagttggattttgttttcaaccAATCAGCATCTCCTGAATGTCACACAAAACAACTTGtccaaaacatttattgcttcagaaatatttctaatcCAAGAAGGTTTGTGTCTAAACAGAAACTTTAGATGGTTatgtatcattttattttcacttatcGAGGCTCTTTCATCGGTAGAAAAGACTTGGacttaaaaagacttaaaaacagAGGTGAGTAGAATACCAAAAGATAGTACTCAAGtgagagtagcactacttcaacgtATTTAttctcaagtaaaagtagaaactAGCCATCCACAGAATTACTGAagagtaaaaaaattatttggtataaagtactgagtaactggtCAAATTATCActtatttagtatttaaaaattacatcatcagatgaaccaaaatataaatttgaatGAACATTTcggtattttaaggatgaaaatgacaataattcatacaagtaacaaaaaatgaCAGTCTGGCAAAAGAAAGTCTTTCCAAATTAGttactttcaataaaaaaattgtagtaaactttaacaaaaactgcaggtctgagTCTTTGTCCTTTAATTCTTTGGGTAAAACATGCTTGAATGACCAGTTTTTCTCATAACAGTTTGgattcttattaaaaaaaagcatctgaACATATTCCTGTCcacacatgattttttttttttaaagatgtttaattttttttgacttttcatattttatttttgatgttatCTTTGACAAACATGTTTATCACACAAATTTTATCTCTAGAAAGGGTGGTAAATGAATTTGACCATTTCTgtagtttgaaataaattgtaTCCTATTGACAAGAACACAATTTTTTAAGAGCTTTTAGCTGACAATATATTAACTACATAGAAGATTAACTGAAGAACGATGCATCTCTCGtgttcattttctattttttgagGAAAAGTGctgaaaagttcaaagaaaaCCACAGAAAGCCTGATTTACATCAGCTTTGTAAATGGAAAGAGCTCATTTGGAAACTATaatcttttctgttcttcttctgtcttcTGCAGAAAATGGTGTGTCATGGTGAGCACACGTACCTCTTTGCCCAGGCCATGATGTCCATCCTGGCTCAGGAGGAGCAGGGCGGCTCCGCTGTTCGTAGGATCAGCCAGGAGGTCCAGAAGTCGGCACATCAGAGGTACGGCTGCCTCGTAATTTAGCAAAAGTTATAGAGCGAGGGTTAACAAGGTTCCCATCTAAACTGAATTAGATGGAAGAgacaaaaatctaataattaaCTCTCTAGAAATCTACCCTTGTGCTTTTGTTGTAGCCGGGTTGTTTGTGATAAGTGTCAGTAATAACCCTGATGCTGTGTCTGTCACAGGGGTCATGATGCCAGTCAAATAACCCTTGCTCTTGGTACGGCAGCAGCCTACCCTCGAGCCTGCCAGGCTTTGGGTGCCATGTTGTCTAAAGGAGCCCTGAATCCTGCCGACATCACTGTTCTCTTCAAGATGTTCAGCAGCATGGACCCTCCTCCTGTGGAGCTGGTAGAGGAGATGAAGCCTCTCTGATTCTGTTTCCATCCACTGCATCCTTACGTTGCTGCTGATAACCGAACCTCTGCTCCCGTCTGTAGATCAGGGTGCCCGCCTTTCTGGACCTTTTCATGCAGTCACTTTTTAAGCCTGGATCAAAAATTAATCAGGAccataaacacaaatacatcCACATCTTGGCTTATGCTGCCAGTGTGGTTGAGACGTGGAAGAAGGTACAGAATATAACGACGCTCTTTGCACACTGTATCTATTATTAGCAAATCACTAACATTGATGTAGTTTCTAGAATACACCTTGGACTGTTGGgtattttatctgattttatattctagaccaacacaaatcaTCACATATTTCTAAACTGGAATGAAAAGGACAAGTGTTTTAAAAACGGACTTTGTTTCAATACCAGAACAAGAGAGTCAACATCAATAAAGAGGAGTTGAAGACAACATCCAAGGCCATTGAGACCGTTCACAACCTCTGCTGTAACGAGAACAAAGGAGCGACGGAGCTGGTGGCTGAACTCGGCACGTTATACCAATGCATCCGGTGAGTCAGACACAGAGACATTTACactaaaaactgaacaaaaggtatttggtaaggttttatgtttttgcagtgatggaaaaaagaaatttatttattttttttagtttttctagaTTCTATTTGTTAAAAGAACAACGActtcagaaaaactaaaagggcttttttacatttatttatattaaatttaattctcCTCTGGTCCACATACCAATCTGGGTTTTTCTCTAGTGTCATGAACCTCTCTTCCCGCCTCTCTCTGGTTCTACTGGCGATAATTCCTGTTGTGCAGGTTTCcagtggttgccatgggagtTTTAAAGTGGGTGGACTGGACCGTCTCAGAGCCCCGCTACTTCCAGCTGCAAACAGACCACACCCCGGTCCATTTAGCCCTACTAGACGAGGTATGACGGCGTTAACAGGTGGAAGTGTTGGCTCTTTAAAGATGAAGTCTAAGCAGCAAATGTTGTTGGGCTCAGATCTGCACGTGCCACCAGCTGCTGCACCCGCAGGTCCTGCAGCTGCTCATCAAGCTCTTTGAGACGGAGCACTCTCAGCTGGACGTCATGGAGCAGGTGGGCCTCTCAGACTTTGTCCCGCTTGTTGCTTCTCTGAATCCTCAGTGATATTTTACGTCCCTTGCAGCTGGAGCTGAAGAAGACTCTGCTGGACCGAATGGTTCACCTCCTGAGCCGCGGCTACGTCCTGCCGGTCGTCAGCTACATCCGCAAGTGTCTGGAGAAACTCAACACGGACATCTCCCTCATTCGATACTTTGTCACTGAGGTAACCTGTTGAGCCTGGgttgaaacagaaagaaatgcgCCGCTGTTACTATAATGCATTAATACTTTGGTCAGATTCTGTGAATCATGTAAAAGGATACAGTGCTTTGCAATAGTATTAACACGCTTTTTAGGTTTCACATTTTGAGAAACTTGTTTAGAttccctttatttattttgtggcaGTGGTCTGCATTAATCTACAACAGAGTATTGGGCCcaggctaagaaaaaaaactataagcataaagtcaaaataatgacaataaagttgtaatGTCATATTACTTGCACAATCATTTCAAAATCCTGCTACTGAAAAtctgatgctgatgtgttaacAGATTATTTCTACATTAGTAAAACTAATACTTTCACAAGATGTTCAATATTCTTCAGTTCTAATAATGTTActactttattctggtaatatgactttattctcataatttatttatttattgttagtCTGGCATTAATACTTCACACTAATCCCCTTTAATGAGATCAGGtgctggtgttttatttttataaacttgaAAGTGCAGAGTGCAGTTGTATTCATCTGCtaaatttattcttatttttatagcaGTTTTTGTATTCCGATATttatggaacattttaaattagaaataaattgacAGTAATACAATCAATGTTAAACACTTAAAGGAGTGagtagaaatatattttttatgactttgtaagAAAAAGGAGAGCTgctttttaatacaaagttcaTCCTGGAGCGTTTCTCTTCAAGGTGCTGGATGTGATCGCGCCTCCATACACGTCGGTCTTCGTGCAGCTCTTCTTGCCCATCCTGGAGAACGACAGCATCGCAGGAACGATCCGCACGGAGGGAGAACACGACCCGGTCGCCGAGTTCATTGGTAAAAGCCGACGGATTAAAATGAGTCCCAGAAGTCAATTAGgccttttctgttttagcttCCAGAAGCCTGACATGTggataacttatttttttttcagctcattGCAAGTCAAACTTCATTATGATTAACTGAAAACGATGCTGGAAAACCCGAAGGAGAGGCTTTCTGTGAGAATCCAGGGTTTAGCCTGATCTCAGCTCGGACTTTGAGGAGGTACGAACAGATGTTTCTGAAGACGCAGCTcaatgttttgtgttatttttccccctacatgtatattttattttccatattttatcaAGCTTCATgctttttcacaataaaaatgctTGAGTATTTTTGTGACCCATTACATTTTTCCACTAAAATCCCAAATATAGAAAATCTTCCACTtatgctggaaaaaaataaattgtgtaaaCCAATAATTCCCATAGACTGAAGTAACCTCAGTGTTTATTGATACTGTTTGAAACAAAGAATATTGGTGTGCTGGATTGCTCAACATAAAGTAGCATAATTTCTAGTTTGACATTAAGTCCTAATAAGGCacattaaaagttgcatttccTGTAGTGCaataatcagaaaacaaagacattcaGTGCTGCTTTGCTTTGGATTcgtcacaaataaaaaaaagttgtgtgtcaAGTCTTTCATGCACAGATAAATGGCTgttcaaaca from the Xiphophorus maculatus strain JP 163 A chromosome 20, X_maculatus-5.0-male, whole genome shotgun sequence genome contains:
- the nelfcd gene encoding negative elongation factor C/D, yielding MDDEYYGGAGDWESAEGPLEDGYDEENDGKVQEDCLLKFSSRDYIMEPAIFNTLKRYFQAGGSPEHVIQLLSENYSAVAQTVNLLAEWLIQMGVEPAQVQERVENHLKSLLIKHFDPQKADSIFTVEGETPAWLEQMIAHTTWRDLFYKLAEAHPDCLMLNFTVKLISDAGYQGEITSVSTACQQLEVFSRVLRTSLATLLDGGEENLEKNLPEFAKMVCHGEHTYLFAQAMMSILAQEEQGGSAVRRISQEVQKSAHQRGHDASQITLALGTAAAYPRACQALGAMLSKGALNPADITVLFKMFSSMDPPPVELIRVPAFLDLFMQSLFKPGSKINQDHKHKYIHILAYAASVVETWKKNKRVNINKEELKTTSKAIETVHNLCCNENKGATELVAELGTLYQCIRFPVVAMGVLKWVDWTVSEPRYFQLQTDHTPVHLALLDEICTCHQLLHPQVLQLLIKLFETEHSQLDVMEQLELKKTLLDRMVHLLSRGYVLPVVSYIRKCLEKLNTDISLIRYFVTEVLDVIAPPYTSVFVQLFLPILENDSIAGTIRTEGEHDPVAEFIAHCKSNFIMIN